From the Rhodoferax sp. WC2427 genome, one window contains:
- a CDS encoding EAL domain-containing protein, translating into MAGIVFVFTACAAALLVWNMEQRRLQNERARVDSIVADRAHAIQSMVERALSSTYALSAMVHQAGGQFSNFEGVASEMLPMYPGVTILGLSPGGVVRQLVPLAGNEASLGFNQLKDPVQGKEANRALETGKLTLAGPLNLVQGGLGVVGRLPVYLPELVQSEASAPTAQFWGFVYVVIRLPEALASSGVAQLAEHGIAYELWRMHPDTQRRQTIAKSGTDPLVDTVDRELLVPNGRWVLSAAPVQGWGDPAGLAFKVTLALLFSTLLGWAAHLLMQLKRHEQNLESQVAERTYEISATQNKLQATLDAIPDLMFELGLDGTVYDCRIPPALLLDIRPEQYLGRKAADLLPAKAARVVGTALDAAQRTGRSEGGQVELPFAQGLQWFEISVARKTALEGPDQDAPRLILLARNITQRVQADLDLRIAATAFNAQSGMAVTDAQRRILRCNSAFTHITGYAEADVQGQSLNILNSGRHPREFYQAMWDSVDATGTWRGEVWNRRKNGDIYPDSRSTTAVKDVHGQITHYVNTFNDITQRKAAEEEINQLAFYDPLTHLPNRRLLVDRLRQALGLSVRSHHFGALQFIDLDNFKALNDSLGHDMGDLLLKQVATRLAECVRATDTVARLGGDEFVVLLTQLSTDRDEAAAQAETVGEKMRDAITQPYLLETHEHQLSSSLGIALFQGAGASIDELLKQADLAMYQAKAAGRNTLRFYDPQMQAVVNTRVALEADIRRALLVQQFQLYYQLQVDALGRPVGAEALLRWPHSQRGMVPPNEFIPLAEDTGLILPLGHWVLEQACTQLHAWSLQSHTRHLTLAVNVSARQFRQPDFVASVLKLLDTTGAPARLLKLELTESLLVNDVEETIAKMRALKALGVGFSLDDFGTGYSSLSYLKRLPLEQLKIDQSFVRDLLTDPNDAAIARTVIALGHSLGLAVIAEGVETEAQRGFLAAQGCDAYQGYLFSRPLPVQDFEAGLQLRVQALSTESAVFPDI; encoded by the coding sequence GTGGCAGGGATTGTTTTTGTGTTCACCGCCTGCGCGGCGGCATTGCTGGTGTGGAACATGGAGCAGCGCCGACTGCAAAATGAGCGCGCTCGGGTGGACAGCATCGTGGCAGACCGCGCCCACGCCATTCAGAGCATGGTCGAGCGGGCACTCTCCAGTACCTATGCACTGTCGGCCATGGTCCACCAGGCCGGAGGGCAATTCTCAAATTTTGAAGGGGTTGCCAGCGAAATGCTGCCTATGTACCCGGGGGTCACCATTTTGGGCCTGTCGCCGGGTGGCGTCGTCCGCCAATTGGTGCCGCTGGCGGGCAACGAGGCCAGCCTGGGTTTCAACCAGCTCAAGGACCCGGTCCAAGGCAAGGAAGCCAACCGCGCCTTGGAAACCGGCAAACTGACCTTGGCGGGCCCGTTGAATTTGGTACAGGGCGGCCTGGGCGTGGTTGGCCGTTTGCCGGTGTATTTGCCCGAACTGGTGCAATCAGAGGCATCGGCGCCAACCGCGCAGTTTTGGGGTTTTGTGTATGTGGTCATTCGCTTGCCGGAAGCGCTGGCGAGCAGTGGCGTGGCGCAACTGGCGGAACACGGCATCGCCTACGAGCTTTGGCGCATGCACCCCGACACCCAGCGGCGGCAGACCATTGCCAAATCCGGTACGGATCCGCTGGTGGACACCGTGGACCGGGAATTACTGGTGCCCAATGGGCGCTGGGTATTGAGCGCCGCACCCGTGCAGGGATGGGGTGACCCGGCCGGACTGGCGTTCAAAGTGACGTTGGCCCTGCTGTTCAGCACCTTGCTGGGCTGGGCGGCCCACTTGCTGATGCAACTCAAGCGACATGAACAAAATCTGGAATCCCAGGTGGCCGAGCGCACCTACGAAATTTCCGCTACCCAAAACAAGCTGCAGGCCACGCTGGATGCGATTCCCGACCTGATGTTCGAACTCGGCCTGGACGGCACGGTGTACGACTGCCGCATTCCCCCTGCCCTGTTACTAGACATCCGGCCGGAACAGTACCTGGGACGCAAAGCCGCAGACCTGCTGCCAGCCAAGGCAGCCCGCGTTGTGGGCACCGCTTTGGATGCTGCGCAACGGACCGGGCGATCGGAAGGCGGCCAGGTGGAGCTACCGTTCGCCCAGGGGCTGCAGTGGTTTGAAATCTCGGTGGCGCGCAAGACCGCCTTGGAGGGGCCGGACCAGGATGCGCCGCGCTTGATCTTGCTGGCCCGCAACATCACCCAGCGGGTACAAGCGGATCTGGATCTGCGCATTGCCGCCACCGCGTTCAATGCCCAAAGCGGCATGGCGGTCACCGACGCGCAACGCCGCATCCTGCGTTGCAACTCGGCCTTTACCCACATCACAGGGTATGCCGAGGCCGATGTGCAGGGCCAGAGTCTGAACATCCTCAACTCGGGGCGCCACCCGCGCGAGTTCTACCAGGCCATGTGGGACAGCGTGGATGCCACCGGCACCTGGCGCGGCGAAGTGTGGAACCGGCGCAAAAACGGTGACATTTACCCCGACTCGCGCAGCACAACCGCCGTCAAGGATGTCCACGGCCAGATCACCCATTACGTCAACACCTTCAACGACATCACCCAGCGCAAGGCCGCCGAAGAAGAAATCAACCAACTGGCCTTCTATGATCCGTTGACCCACTTGCCGAACCGCCGCTTGTTGGTGGACCGGCTGCGCCAGGCCTTGGGGCTGAGTGTGCGCAGCCACCATTTTGGTGCCCTGCAGTTCATTGACCTGGATAACTTCAAGGCACTGAACGACAGCCTGGGCCACGACATGGGCGACTTGCTTCTAAAGCAGGTGGCCACACGCCTGGCCGAGTGCGTGCGCGCCACCGACACCGTGGCGCGTTTGGGCGGCGATGAATTTGTGGTGCTGCTGACGCAGCTCAGCACCGACCGCGATGAGGCCGCCGCCCAGGCCGAGACGGTGGGTGAAAAAATGCGCGATGCCATCACCCAGCCGTATCTGCTGGAAACCCACGAACACCAGTTGTCGTCCAGCCTGGGGATTGCTCTGTTCCAGGGCGCGGGGGCCAGCATCGACGAACTGCTAAAGCAAGCCGACCTGGCCATGTACCAGGCCAAAGCGGCCGGGCGTAACACGCTGCGCTTCTACGACCCGCAGATGCAGGCAGTAGTCAACACCCGTGTGGCCCTGGAGGCTGACATCCGCCGCGCCTTGCTGGTGCAGCAGTTCCAGCTGTACTACCAGTTGCAGGTGGACGCCCTGGGTCGGCCCGTCGGGGCAGAGGCCTTGCTGCGTTGGCCCCACTCCCAGCGCGGCATGGTGCCTCCTAACGAATTCATTCCATTGGCAGAAGACACCGGGCTGATCTTGCCGCTGGGCCACTGGGTGCTGGAGCAAGCCTGTACCCAGCTCCATGCCTGGAGCCTGCAAAGCCATACCCGGCACCTGACCTTGGCGGTGAACGTCAGCGCCCGGCAGTTCCGCCAGCCTGACTTTGTGGCCTCCGTGCTGAAGCTGCTGGACACCACCGGAGCCCCGGCACGCCTGTTGAAGCTGGAACTGACCGAGAGCCTGCTGGTCAATGATGTCGAGGAAACCATCGCTAAAATGCGGGCGCTCAAGGCCCTGGGCGTAGGTTTCTCGCTGGACGACTTCGGTACTGGTTACTCCTCACTGTCCTATCTCAAACGCCTGCCTTTGGAGCAATTGAAAATCGACCAGTCTTTCGTGCGTGACCTCCTGACCGACCCCAACGACGCCGCCATTGCCCGCACCGTCATCGCGCTAGGCCACAGCCTGGGGCTGGCGGTGATTGCCGAAGGCGTGGAGACCGAAGCGCAGCGCGGCTTTCTGGCGGCCCAGGGCTGCGACGCCTACCAGGGTTACCTATTCAGCCGCCCTCTGCCGGTGCAAGACTTCGAGGCCGGGCTCCAGTTGCGCGTGCAAGCTCTTTCGACGGAGTCGGCGGTATTTCCTGACATCTGA
- a CDS encoding TAXI family TRAP transporter solute-binding subunit, giving the protein MPKTLKLILLSLRDLVVSAGPVVFVVIGALAAAYWYLDPQPPKTVTLATGPDGSAYAEFGKRYASALKASGIEVVLKPTDGAADNLQMLRSGEADVAFVRGGSADPVADDEVGLMSLGSLFYEPLWLFYRSDVARKIDPATGTLTALPQLKSLRINIDKQGSGVPDIVEKMFKANRIEVRTLRLSNLEPAPAVEALLAGRLDVVVLASAPQSPLVQRLLRARGIQLMDFGQSDAYARRFAFLSAVTLPRGVVDLAADMPPHDVSLLAATTSLISSDQTHPALRQLFAQSAQTVHSGAGWFNRARDFPNTRTSELPVSPEGDRAINGTPPFWQRYLPFWASNLIERMWLVLGGLVVLMLPLSKIVPPLYQFRVRSRVFRWYARLREIETRVDARTGERDVLLDELDELDRVTHRITVPLSYTDELYALRNNIEAVRRRLLASWPKEPPP; this is encoded by the coding sequence ATGCCCAAGACACTCAAGCTGATTCTGCTGTCCCTGCGCGACCTGGTCGTCTCCGCCGGACCGGTGGTGTTCGTCGTGATCGGTGCGCTAGCCGCGGCCTACTGGTATCTCGACCCGCAGCCCCCCAAAACCGTCACCCTGGCCACCGGCCCGGATGGCAGCGCCTACGCCGAGTTCGGCAAACGCTACGCCAGCGCGCTCAAGGCCAGCGGCATCGAGGTGGTGCTCAAGCCCACCGACGGCGCGGCCGACAACCTGCAGATGCTGCGCAGCGGCGAGGCCGACGTAGCCTTTGTGCGCGGCGGCAGCGCCGACCCGGTAGCCGATGACGAGGTCGGCCTGATGTCCCTGGGCAGTCTGTTCTATGAACCCCTGTGGCTGTTCTACCGCAGCGACGTGGCCCGCAAGATAGATCCCGCCACCGGTACGCTGACCGCCCTGCCCCAGCTGAAATCTCTGCGCATCAATATCGATAAACAAGGTAGTGGCGTGCCCGACATCGTGGAAAAGATGTTCAAGGCCAACCGCATCGAGGTCCGGACCCTGCGCCTGTCGAACCTGGAGCCCGCGCCCGCTGTAGAGGCGTTGCTGGCGGGGAGGCTGGATGTGGTGGTACTGGCCTCGGCCCCCCAGTCGCCGCTGGTACAGCGCCTGCTGCGCGCCCGGGGCATCCAGCTGATGGACTTTGGCCAAAGCGACGCCTACGCCCGGCGGTTCGCTTTTCTCTCGGCCGTCACGCTGCCGCGCGGCGTGGTCGATCTGGCGGCCGACATGCCGCCGCACGACGTGTCCCTGCTGGCAGCCACCACCTCGCTGATATCCAGCGACCAGACCCACCCTGCCCTGCGCCAGCTCTTCGCCCAGAGCGCGCAAACCGTGCACAGCGGCGCGGGCTGGTTCAACCGGGCCCGCGACTTTCCCAACACCCGCACCAGCGAGCTGCCGGTTAGCCCCGAAGGCGACCGCGCCATCAATGGCACGCCGCCGTTTTGGCAACGCTACCTGCCCTTCTGGGCCAGCAACCTGATCGAGCGCATGTGGCTGGTGCTGGGCGGCTTGGTGGTGCTGATGCTGCCCTTGAGCAAGATCGTGCCGCCGCTGTACCAGTTCCGGGTGCGCAGCCGCGTGTTCCGCTGGTATGCCCGCCTGCGCGAGATCGAAACCAGGGTCGATGCCCGCACTGGCGAGCGCGATGTGCTGCTCGACGAGCTCGACGAACTCGACCGCGTGACCCACCGCATCACCGTGCCTTTGTCGTACACCGACGAGCTCTACGCCCTGCGCAACAACATCGAAGCGGTGCGCAGGCGGCTGCTGGCAAGCTGGCCTAAAGAACCACCTCCCTGA
- the ettA gene encoding energy-dependent translational throttle protein EttA, with protein MAQYVFTMNRVGKIVPPKRHILKDISLSFFPGAKIGVLGTNGSGKSTLLKIMAGLDKDIEGEAQPMAGLNIGYLPQEPQLDPTQTVRESVEAAMGKVFSAKARLEEVYTAYGEEDADFDALAAEQAELEAIIATAGTDSEHQLEIAADALRLPPWDAVVGVLSGGEKRRVALCRLLLSKPDMLLLDEPTNHLDAESVDWLEQFLQRYSGTVVAITHDRYFLDNAAEWILELDRGSGIPYKGNYSDWLTQKGARLEAEQKGEEARAKALKKELEWSRQNPKARQAKSKARLARFEELSDFEYQKRNETNEIFIPVADRLGHEVIEFVNVTKSFGDRVLIDNLSFKIPAGAIVGIIGPNGAGKSTLFKLIAGKEKADSGEVKIGSTVKMAFVDQHRDDLSNEKTVWEDVSGGLDILNVGKFQMASRAYCGRFNFNGADQQKKVGMLSGGERGRLHLAKTLIAGGNVLMLDEPSNDLDVETLRALEDALLEFAGTMLVISHDRWFLDRIATHILAAEGDSQWTFFDGNYQEYEADKKKRLGEEGAKPKRMRYKALK; from the coding sequence ATGGCCCAGTACGTATTTACCATGAACCGCGTCGGCAAGATCGTGCCGCCCAAGCGCCACATTCTCAAAGACATTTCGCTCAGCTTCTTCCCCGGCGCCAAGATCGGCGTGCTGGGTACCAACGGCTCGGGCAAGTCCACCCTGCTCAAGATCATGGCCGGGCTGGACAAGGACATTGAAGGCGAAGCCCAGCCCATGGCGGGCCTGAATATTGGCTACCTGCCGCAGGAACCCCAACTGGACCCGACCCAGACGGTGCGCGAAAGCGTGGAAGCGGCCATGGGCAAGGTGTTCTCTGCCAAGGCCCGCCTGGAAGAGGTCTACACCGCCTACGGTGAAGAAGACGCCGACTTCGACGCCCTGGCCGCCGAACAGGCCGAACTGGAAGCCATCATCGCCACTGCCGGCACCGACTCCGAGCACCAGCTGGAAATCGCCGCCGACGCGCTGCGCTTGCCCCCGTGGGATGCCGTGGTGGGCGTGTTGTCTGGTGGTGAAAAGCGCCGCGTGGCGCTGTGCCGCCTGCTGCTGAGCAAGCCCGACATGCTGCTGCTCGACGAGCCAACCAACCACTTGGACGCCGAGTCGGTGGACTGGCTGGAGCAATTCCTGCAGCGCTATTCCGGCACCGTGGTGGCCATCACCCATGACCGCTACTTCCTGGACAACGCAGCCGAGTGGATTCTGGAACTGGACCGGGGCTCCGGCATTCCGTACAAGGGCAATTATTCTGACTGGCTGACGCAAAAGGGCGCGCGCCTGGAAGCCGAGCAAAAGGGCGAAGAAGCCCGTGCCAAGGCCCTGAAAAAGGAATTGGAATGGTCGCGTCAGAACCCCAAGGCCCGCCAGGCCAAGAGCAAGGCCCGTCTGGCCCGCTTTGAGGAACTGAGCGACTTCGAATACCAAAAGCGCAACGAAACCAACGAAATCTTCATCCCTGTGGCCGACCGCCTGGGCCATGAAGTGATCGAGTTCGTCAACGTTACCAAGTCCTTTGGCGACCGCGTGCTGATCGACAACCTGAGCTTCAAGATCCCTGCCGGTGCCATCGTCGGCATCATCGGCCCCAACGGTGCCGGTAAATCCACGCTGTTCAAGCTGATCGCAGGCAAGGAAAAGGCCGATTCGGGTGAAGTGAAGATCGGCTCCACCGTCAAGATGGCCTTTGTGGACCAGCACCGTGACGACTTGTCGAACGAAAAGACCGTCTGGGAAGACGTGTCGGGCGGCCTGGACATCTTGAACGTGGGCAAGTTCCAGATGGCCAGCCGCGCCTACTGTGGCCGCTTCAACTTCAACGGTGCCGACCAGCAGAAGAAGGTGGGCATGCTCTCCGGTGGTGAACGGGGCCGCCTGCATTTGGCCAAGACCCTGATTGCGGGTGGCAACGTGCTGATGCTCGATGAGCCGTCCAACGATCTGGACGTAGAAACCCTGCGCGCCCTGGAAGACGCGCTGCTGGAATTCGCGGGCACCATGCTGGTCATCAGCCATGACCGCTGGTTCCTGGACCGTATCGCCACCCACATCCTGGCCGCCGAAGGCGACAGCCAGTGGACCTTCTTTGACGGCAACTACCAAGAGTACGAAGCCGACAAGAAGAAGCGCCTGGGTGAAGAGGGTGCCAAGCCCAAGCGCATGCGCTACAAAGCGTTGAAGTAA
- a CDS encoding DEAD/DEAH box helicase: protein MNFEELNLAPAILKAVQEQGYTEPTPIQAQAIPVVLAGHDLLGGAQTGTGKTAAFTLPLLQRLTESAAATNKFGGKGIRALVLTPTRELAAQVEESVQTYGKYLELSSTVIFGGVGMNPQITKVKKGVDILVATPGRLLDLMQQGVLDLGQVQILVLDEADRMLDMGFIHDVKKVLAAVPKDKQSLLFSATFSDEIRDLAATLLKNPQSVQVTPRNTTVQRITQVIHPVGRGKKKALLAHIIQEHNWSQVLVFTRTKFGANNVAEFLTKNGIESMALHGNKSQSARTQALQGFKSGDIRALVATDIAARGIDIDDLPHVVNYEIPNVCEDYVHRIGRTGRAGAEGAAVNLVCLDEEGFMQDIERFTKQEIAVQVIEGFMPEPNERAEPIAMGRQTIWGGAGKPPSRDVMQAAAKAARTEMLQRVRDSKGANGGDGAGRGGNGGPRSNAPRSGPRPPQGDGMAPRPQGARPPQGGRGGRPAGPGGARTGGGGYGGGNGGGSGGYGGGNSYGGGGNGNGGGYGGGAQPDHTRSASMGGQGPAPRPAQGGQPDPMRTSVDSMLDRGRRGGFGGGNRNGGGGGGGYGGGNGGGNGGGGFGGGRSGGGGGSRGPGGPRGSFGR from the coding sequence ATGAACTTTGAAGAACTGAATCTGGCCCCGGCCATTCTGAAGGCCGTGCAAGAGCAAGGCTATACCGAGCCTACCCCCATCCAGGCACAAGCCATTCCGGTCGTGCTGGCCGGGCATGATCTGCTCGGCGGTGCGCAAACCGGCACCGGCAAAACGGCAGCGTTCACCCTGCCCCTGCTGCAGCGCCTGACCGAGAGCGCTGCGGCAACCAACAAATTTGGTGGCAAGGGCATCCGTGCCCTGGTGCTCACCCCCACCCGCGAACTCGCCGCCCAGGTGGAAGAGTCGGTGCAAACCTACGGCAAATACCTGGAGTTGAGCTCCACCGTGATCTTTGGCGGCGTGGGCATGAACCCGCAAATCACCAAGGTCAAAAAGGGTGTGGACATTTTGGTGGCGACCCCGGGCCGCCTGCTGGACTTGATGCAACAAGGCGTGCTGGACCTGGGCCAGGTGCAGATCCTGGTGCTGGACGAAGCCGACCGCATGCTCGACATGGGCTTCATCCATGACGTGAAAAAAGTGCTGGCCGCAGTGCCCAAAGACAAGCAAAGCCTGCTGTTCTCGGCCACTTTCAGCGATGAAATCCGGGACCTGGCCGCTACGCTGCTGAAGAACCCGCAAAGCGTGCAGGTCACGCCGCGCAACACCACCGTGCAGCGCATCACCCAGGTGATCCACCCGGTGGGCCGCGGCAAGAAAAAGGCCTTGCTGGCCCACATCATCCAGGAACACAACTGGAGCCAGGTGCTGGTGTTCACCCGTACCAAATTCGGTGCCAACAACGTGGCCGAATTCCTGACCAAGAACGGCATCGAATCGATGGCCCTGCACGGCAACAAGAGCCAGTCGGCCCGCACCCAGGCCCTGCAAGGCTTCAAGAGCGGCGACATCCGCGCCCTGGTGGCCACCGACATCGCTGCCCGCGGTATCGACATCGACGACCTGCCACACGTGGTCAACTACGAAATCCCGAACGTCTGCGAAGACTATGTGCACCGCATTGGCCGTACCGGTCGCGCCGGTGCCGAAGGCGCTGCCGTCAATCTGGTGTGCCTGGACGAAGAAGGCTTCATGCAGGACATCGAACGCTTCACCAAGCAGGAAATTGCGGTGCAAGTGATCGAAGGCTTCATGCCCGAACCCAATGAGCGCGCCGAACCCATCGCCATGGGTCGCCAGACGATCTGGGGCGGTGCTGGCAAGCCACCCAGCCGCGATGTGATGCAGGCGGCTGCCAAAGCCGCCCGCACCGAAATGCTGCAGCGCGTGCGTGACAGCAAGGGTGCCAACGGCGGCGACGGCGCTGGCCGTGGTGGCAATGGCGGCCCGCGCAGCAATGCACCCCGCAGTGGCCCCCGTCCCCCGCAAGGCGATGGCATGGCGCCGCGCCCCCAAGGCGCACGTCCACCCCAGGGTGGCCGTGGTGGCCGTCCAGCCGGTCCTGGCGGTGCACGCACCGGTGGTGGCGGCTACGGCGGCGGCAATGGTGGTGGCAGCGGCGGCTATGGCGGCGGCAACAGCTACGGTGGTGGCGGTAACGGCAATGGCGGCGGCTATGGCGGCGGTGCCCAGCCTGACCACACGCGCTCTGCTTCGATGGGTGGCCAGGGCCCTGCGCCCCGCCCTGCCCAAGGCGGCCAGCCTGACCCCATGCGTACCAGCGTAGACAGCATGCTCGACCGCGGTCGCCGTGGTGGCTTCGGCGGCGGCAACCGCAATGGCGGTGGTGGTGGCGGCGGCTACGGTGGCGGCAATGGCGGTGGGAACGGTGGCGGCGGCTTCGGCGGCGGCCGCAGTGGTGGTGGCGGCGGATCCCGCGGCCCCGGTGGCCCCCGTGGTTCGTTCGGACGCTGA
- the gloA gene encoding lactoylglutathione lyase — MRLLHTMLRVGNLQRSIDFYTQVLGMQLLRMSENAEYKYTLAFVGYGSNPDHAELELTYNHGVDSYELGTAYGHIALAVPDAYAACEKIKSAGGQVTREAGPVKGGTTVIAFVTDPDGYKIELIQRAEHAGGAGI, encoded by the coding sequence ATGCGACTTCTCCACACCATGCTGCGCGTTGGCAACCTGCAGCGCTCCATCGACTTCTACACCCAGGTTCTGGGCATGCAGCTGCTGCGCATGTCAGAAAATGCCGAATACAAGTACACCCTGGCCTTCGTGGGCTATGGCAGCAACCCCGACCATGCCGAGCTGGAGCTGACCTACAACCACGGCGTGGACAGCTACGAGCTGGGCACGGCCTACGGCCACATTGCCCTGGCTGTGCCCGATGCCTACGCCGCCTGCGAAAAAATCAAATCCGCTGGTGGCCAGGTCACGCGCGAGGCGGGTCCGGTCAAGGGCGGCACCACGGTGATCGCATTCGTAACGGACCCGGACGGCTACAAGATCGAGCTGATCCAGCGTGCCGAACACGCGGGCGGCGCCGGCATCTAG
- a CDS encoding caspase family protein, translating into MATKKASTTVAKTKALSLHMGLNAVSAAAYSGWTGPLAACEFDANDMAALAKAQGMQPTVLLTKQATRTKFLSALRSAAKALVAGDLFFLTYSGHGGQVTDINADEPDGKDETWCLFDGQILDDELYFEYSKFAAGVRILVLSDSCHSGSVVKALPNEPGSRAMPLGVAMRVYRDHQAFYDKLQMDVAKAAGGQVADPDTALTQVSVSNRLTAVVSQFKPSLVLVSGCQDNQTSMDGDHNGAFTEQVLKVWANGTFKGTYRHFHAKVRAGLPPTQSPNLFSLGKAGKFLAQSPFKV; encoded by the coding sequence ATGGCCACCAAAAAAGCCAGCACCACCGTCGCCAAGACCAAGGCCCTGTCGCTGCACATGGGGCTGAACGCGGTCAGCGCAGCGGCCTATTCGGGCTGGACCGGGCCCCTGGCGGCCTGTGAGTTCGATGCCAATGACATGGCAGCGCTGGCCAAGGCGCAGGGCATGCAGCCCACCGTGCTGCTCACCAAACAGGCCACCCGCACCAAGTTTTTGAGCGCCTTGCGCAGCGCCGCCAAAGCGCTGGTGGCGGGCGATCTGTTCTTCCTGACCTACTCTGGCCACGGTGGGCAGGTAACCGACATCAACGCCGATGAACCCGACGGCAAGGACGAAACCTGGTGCCTGTTTGATGGCCAGATCCTGGACGACGAGCTGTACTTTGAGTACAGCAAGTTTGCCGCCGGGGTGCGCATCCTGGTGCTGTCGGACAGCTGCCACAGCGGCTCGGTCGTCAAGGCCCTGCCCAATGAACCGGGTTCACGGGCCATGCCCCTGGGTGTCGCCATGCGCGTCTACCGCGACCACCAGGCGTTTTACGACAAGCTGCAGATGGATGTGGCCAAGGCCGCAGGCGGCCAGGTCGCCGACCCCGATACCGCTTTGACTCAGGTGTCGGTGAGCAATCGCCTGACCGCGGTGGTCAGCCAGTTCAAACCCTCGCTGGTGCTGGTGTCGGGCTGCCAGGACAACCAGACCTCGATGGACGGCGACCACAACGGTGCATTTACCGAGCAGGTGCTCAAGGTATGGGCCAACGGCACGTTCAAAGGCACCTACCGCCACTTCCACGCCAAGGTGCGCGCAGGCCTGCCCCCGACCCAGTCCCCCAACCTTTTTTCGCTGGGCAAGGCCGGTAAATTTTTAGCGCAATCACCGTTCAAGGTTTAA
- the eda gene encoding bifunctional 4-hydroxy-2-oxoglutarate aldolase/2-dehydro-3-deoxy-phosphogluconate aldolase: protein MGLSNHTGRWTALQVMQDAPVIPVIVLNDVAHAVPLARALVAGGIRMLEVTLRTPQALECIERIAKEVPDAVIGAGTIRSAADAQAAAKAGALFGVSPGYTRTVGMACRDAGLALLPGVATGSEIMMAQEDGFTELKFFPAMQAGGPAMLKAWSGPFFDVKFCPTGGVTLQNAPEFLALPNVVCVGGSWIVPTDAMQSGDWGRITQLCLDTAALKKKA from the coding sequence ATGGGTCTAAGCAACCACACTGGCCGCTGGACGGCCTTGCAAGTCATGCAAGACGCGCCGGTGATTCCGGTCATCGTGCTCAACGACGTCGCCCACGCCGTTCCCTTGGCGCGCGCGCTGGTGGCTGGCGGCATCCGCATGCTGGAGGTCACGTTGCGCACCCCGCAGGCACTGGAATGCATTGAGCGCATCGCCAAGGAAGTGCCCGATGCCGTCATCGGCGCAGGCACCATCCGCAGCGCCGCCGATGCGCAAGCCGCTGCCAAAGCCGGTGCGCTGTTTGGCGTAAGCCCCGGCTACACCCGCACGGTGGGCATGGCCTGCCGCGATGCCGGTCTGGCCCTGTTGCCCGGTGTGGCTACCGGTAGCGAGATCATGATGGCCCAGGAAGACGGCTTCACCGAACTCAAGTTCTTCCCCGCCATGCAAGCCGGTGGCCCGGCCATGCTGAAGGCCTGGAGCGGCCCATTCTTCGACGTGAAGTTTTGCCCTACCGGCGGCGTGACGCTGCAAAACGCGCCTGAATTCCTGGCGCTGCCCAACGTGGTGTGCGTGGGCGGCTCGTGGATCGTGCCGACCGATGCCATGCAGTCGGGCGACTGGGGCCGCATCACCCAGTTGTGTCTGGACACAGCGGCCTTGAAGAAGAAGGCCTAA